A single Bifidobacterium scardovii JCM 12489 = DSM 13734 DNA region contains:
- a CDS encoding N-acetylglucosamine-6-phosphate deacetylase, with amino-acid sequence MTQSRERIVERVTAALTGDPAPIAIHHARKIDARGVADHFWIVSDGGVIVATGTDEEAFESACRSISIDPADENAIIDANGRLLTPGYVDIHAHGAWEHSFDDGPSGIDVARAGHAVHGTTRQVLSLITNPIDVMCANLRNVRAKMDERPDVLGAHLEGPFLALARKGAHDPECLKDPVPELVDELLAAADGCLRQITIAPELPHGIGAIRQFSAAGVVPAVGHCDADYETAKRGFDAGAGIMTHMFNAMNGLHHRKPGPIPAAVEDPRVTIELINDGFHVQNPMVSLSFGFAPHRTAFVTDAMAATDCPDGPYKLGALDVNVVDGHARLVSNGAIAGSTLLLEVAVQRAVLELGISPVEAVEAATLTPARAFGFDQPNAVTGAPIGLIAPGFAADVLLSDPGTWAVDQVWCAGRKVK; translated from the coding sequence ATGACACAGTCCCGCGAACGGATCGTGGAGCGGGTCACCGCCGCGCTCACCGGCGATCCCGCCCCCATCGCGATCCACCACGCGCGCAAGATCGACGCCCGGGGCGTCGCCGACCACTTCTGGATCGTGTCCGACGGCGGCGTGATCGTCGCCACCGGCACCGACGAGGAGGCCTTTGAATCCGCGTGCCGTTCCATCTCGATCGATCCGGCCGACGAGAACGCGATCATCGACGCCAACGGCCGTCTGCTGACCCCCGGATACGTCGACATCCACGCGCATGGCGCGTGGGAGCATTCCTTCGACGACGGCCCGTCCGGCATCGACGTCGCCCGCGCCGGCCACGCCGTGCACGGCACGACCCGCCAGGTGCTCTCGCTGATCACCAATCCGATCGATGTGATGTGCGCCAACCTCAGGAACGTGCGCGCCAAGATGGATGAGCGCCCCGACGTGCTCGGCGCGCATCTGGAAGGCCCGTTCCTCGCGCTCGCGCGCAAGGGCGCGCACGATCCCGAATGCCTCAAGGACCCGGTGCCCGAGCTCGTGGACGAGCTGCTGGCGGCCGCCGACGGCTGCCTGCGCCAGATCACCATCGCCCCGGAGCTGCCGCACGGCATCGGCGCGATCCGGCAGTTCTCCGCCGCCGGCGTGGTGCCGGCGGTCGGCCACTGCGACGCGGACTACGAGACCGCCAAGCGCGGCTTCGATGCCGGCGCCGGCATCATGACGCACATGTTCAACGCGATGAACGGTCTGCACCACCGCAAGCCCGGCCCGATCCCGGCCGCCGTGGAAGACCCGCGCGTCACCATCGAGCTGATCAACGACGGGTTCCATGTGCAGAACCCGATGGTGTCGCTGAGCTTCGGCTTCGCGCCGCACCGCACGGCCTTCGTCACCGACGCGATGGCGGCCACCGACTGCCCGGACGGGCCGTACAAGCTGGGCGCGCTCGACGTGAACGTGGTCGACGGCCACGCCCGTCTGGTCTCCAACGGCGCGATCGCCGGCTCGACGCTGCTGCTCGAAGTCGCCGTGCAGCGCGCGGTGCTCGAACTGGGCATCTCGCCGGTCGAGGCCGTCGAGGCGGCGACGCTCACGCCGGCCAGGGCCTTCGGCTTCGACCAGCCGAACGCGGTGACGGGCGCCCCGATCGGCCTGATCGCCCCGGGCTTCGCCGCGGACGTGCTGCTGAGCGATCCGGGCACCTGGGCCGTCGACCAGGTCTGGTGCGCCGGCCGCAAGGTCAAGTGA